A part of Vulcanisaeta moutnovskia 768-28 genomic DNA contains:
- a CDS encoding ATP/GTP-binding protein: MVRKFFIKVIYLPYVMFTVFIVGTAGSGKTTLVSTFAEWLENNQYDVAIVNLDPAVEYVPYVPDIDIRDVISARELMRKYKLGPNGSIIAAIDMLAVRAQEIKNQVMDIGANYVLIDTPGQMELFAFRSVGSVLINRLSMDRSAVVFVIDATQAQTPSGYVSSMLLSLSTQFRFNMSQVNVLNKIDLLDKSVVDEILEWSEETDLLREALLSNQVNKLETDLSVRLTDILTAIGTMSKPIPISAKTGEGLDALYRVLHNVYVGGSDYDYLE; encoded by the coding sequence GTGGTTCGGAAGTTTTTTATTAAGGTAATTTATTTACCATACGTAATGTTCACAGTATTTATAGTTGGCACGGCTGGTTCAGGAAAAACAACACTTGTTAGTACATTTGCTGAATGGCTTGAGAATAATCAATATGACGTCGCTATTGTTAATCTCGATCCTGCTGTGGAGTACGTGCCCTACGTCCCTGATATAGACATCAGGGATGTGATCTCGGCTAGGGAGTTAATGAGGAAGTACAAGCTTGGCCCCAATGGTTCAATAATAGCTGCAATAGACATGCTGGCTGTCAGGGCCCAGGAGATAAAGAACCAAGTAATGGATATTGGTGCTAATTACGTGCTCATAGACACGCCAGGTCAGATGGAGCTCTTCGCCTTTAGGAGTGTTGGTTCCGTATTAATTAATAGGCTTAGTATGGATAGGTCTGCCGTAGTATTCGTAATCGATGCAACACAGGCCCAGACACCAAGTGGTTACGTATCATCAATGCTATTATCATTATCAACCCAGTTTAGGTTTAATATGTCTCAGGTAAACGTGCTCAATAAGATTGACTTGCTTGATAAATCCGTGGTTGATGAAATACTTGAATGGAGCGAGGAGACGGATTTACTCAGGGAAGCATTATTGTCAAACCAGGTTAATAAGTTGGAGACTGACCTAAGTGTTAGGTTAACGGATATCCTGACTGCCATTGGTACTATGTCAAAGCCAATACCAATAAGCGCGAAAACTGGTGAGGGCCTTGATGCTCTTTATAGGGTTCTTCATAATGTGTATGTTGGCGGTAGCGATTATGATTACCTAGAGTAG
- a CDS encoding HAD family hydrolase, whose protein sequence is MVVKAIILDLDMTLVNTLPKFLAVLRECAAKYGKEINGDISYLLSVYYRDPSLSEVLGDLSRNFWFWHECWLLYSQRRDYGEVFPGVLDSMKVLRSMNKRLVIATGRELECSRMVDELRYYGFTEFIEGCVSLGDLGPGHDKLDLVKRTLDMLGLPSTVVVYVTDHPRDIIMVNGLGTINIGVSTWAREFPTKFVIGSVAELPRLIAMLDGTYD, encoded by the coding sequence ATGGTCGTTAAGGCCATTATACTAGACCTTGATATGACTCTCGTTAATACACTACCTAAGTTCCTAGCTGTATTGAGGGAGTGCGCGGCAAAATATGGTAAGGAGATAAATGGGGATATTAGCTACTTGCTCAGTGTTTATTATAGGGATCCATCTCTAAGTGAGGTGCTTGGTGATTTATCGAGGAATTTCTGGTTTTGGCATGAGTGCTGGCTATTGTATTCACAGAGGAGGGATTATGGTGAGGTATTTCCAGGGGTTTTGGACTCCATGAAGGTATTACGTAGTATGAATAAGAGACTGGTCATAGCCACAGGAAGGGAATTAGAATGCTCACGCATGGTAGATGAGTTAAGGTATTATGGATTTACTGAATTTATTGAGGGTTGTGTGTCTCTTGGTGATTTAGGTCCTGGTCATGATAAGCTTGATCTGGTTAAGAGGACGCTCGACATGCTTGGATTACCATCGACTGTTGTTGTCTACGTAACTGATCATCCAAGGGATATAATCATGGTTAATGGATTAGGCACGATAAACATAGGGGTTTCTACCTGGGCTAGGGAGTTTCCGACGAAGTTCGTGATAGGTAGTGTGGCCGAGTTGCCAAGGCTAATTGCTATGCTTGACGGAACTTATGATTAA
- a CDS encoding substrate-binding domain-containing protein, translating to MLLTIEGREVLNTYRTMTRRYVWNPDGSVCDTVYAGSDDCIVRDIISEMRSEGYCIDAYWVGSMNGLSMVMNGLADIAGIHLVDPMSGEYNVSYMDSLGAWDNAVLMRGYLRLLGIVHRPYLSIGDLTDILGLRMVNRNPGSGTRLATELLLSGIARHTGYDVEELRRTIKGYNDVVKTHVEVTEKVARGLADYGVAITGQALAMGLSVKPIALEEFDIIISKTSIDKPTVKEFIRRINKVNLRPGYVILRNTGELYSR from the coding sequence ATGTTACTCACTATCGAGGGAAGGGAGGTATTGAATACGTATAGGACAATGACGAGGAGGTATGTATGGAATCCTGATGGATCTGTATGCGACACCGTATATGCTGGAAGTGATGATTGTATAGTTAGGGATATAATCAGCGAGATGAGGAGTGAGGGCTACTGCATTGATGCTTATTGGGTTGGTTCAATGAATGGTTTAAGCATGGTAATGAATGGTCTAGCTGACATTGCTGGTATTCACTTGGTTGATCCAATGAGTGGTGAGTATAATGTATCATACATGGACTCACTGGGTGCTTGGGACAATGCTGTTTTAATGAGGGGCTACCTAAGATTATTGGGTATTGTGCATAGGCCATACTTAAGCATTGGTGATTTAACAGACATACTGGGACTCAGAATGGTTAATAGGAACCCAGGTTCAGGCACTAGGCTGGCAACAGAGCTTTTACTTAGTGGTATTGCTAGGCACACGGGATATGATGTGGAGGAATTAAGGAGGACAATAAAGGGTTACAATGATGTGGTGAAAACCCATGTGGAGGTTACTGAGAAGGTAGCTAGAGGCCTTGCTGATTACGGAGTGGCAATAACAGGGCAGGCACTTGCGATGGGTCTCTCCGTCAAGCCCATAGCCCTTGAGGAGTTCGATATTATAATATCTAAGACAAGTATTGATAAACCAACCGTTAAGGAGTTCATACGTAGGATAAACAAGGTTAATTTAAGACCAGGTTATGTGATTCTAAGGAACACTGGCGAGCTCTACTCTAGGTAA
- a CDS encoding ABC transporter permease, producing the protein MSLRTLFTMSVRNLGGRRTRVILTMLAIVYSVALMITLETMTYGFKVAITNEVENILPIDLMVYSQSVSIPEEVAQVIAKLPHVSYVVPAIIISTAQVNGKAVTLIGIPSQYFSYFEVHMESGSLPMSNGEAIVQDTLVQKDNISIGDTIYVQVLTGIQGGTNIIPLKVTGTFSSILGGFLGFQLNMIVTPIGTLQNDLDDDGFVNAIFIKLSQENPAYLNQLATALSEYFPNADVYEQSSVLSSISNALSMVNLFFIVIIALSLIVTGLSVANTAIMNVRERTREIGILKALGASNGQVITIFLLEILIMSIIGSVVGIVLGIAGAYLARYVIIKLNLPIIIPVILLPALYGYSLIIAIATSIVASIPSLISITRIRPMEVLRIE; encoded by the coding sequence ATGAGTCTAAGGACATTATTTACAATGTCGGTAAGAAACCTTGGAGGTAGAAGAACAAGGGTCATACTGACTATGCTTGCTATAGTCTATAGTGTAGCATTAATGATAACATTAGAAACAATGACTTATGGATTTAAGGTTGCAATAACCAATGAGGTTGAAAACATACTGCCCATCGATTTAATGGTTTACTCACAAAGTGTCTCAATACCTGAGGAGGTGGCCCAGGTAATTGCGAAACTCCCTCATGTATCATACGTTGTTCCTGCAATAATAATAAGTACGGCACAGGTTAATGGCAAGGCCGTCACCCTGATTGGTATACCCAGTCAGTACTTCTCATACTTTGAGGTTCACATGGAGAGTGGATCATTGCCTATGAGCAATGGTGAAGCAATAGTGCAGGATACCCTGGTCCAGAAGGATAACATAAGTATTGGCGATACGATTTATGTTCAAGTACTAACGGGAATTCAGGGAGGCACCAATATAATACCCCTAAAGGTTACGGGAACATTCAGTAGCATACTTGGTGGTTTTCTCGGCTTTCAGTTAAACATGATTGTAACACCGATAGGTACATTGCAGAATGACTTAGATGATGATGGCTTTGTTAATGCAATATTTATAAAGTTGTCTCAGGAAAATCCTGCATATCTTAATCAATTAGCTACGGCATTGAGTGAGTATTTTCCAAATGCTGATGTTTATGAGCAGAGCTCAGTACTTAGTTCAATCTCTAATGCATTATCAATGGTTAATTTATTCTTCATAGTAATAATAGCACTGAGCCTAATAGTTACTGGGCTTAGTGTTGCGAATACTGCCATCATGAACGTTAGGGAGAGAACCAGGGAAATAGGCATACTTAAGGCGTTAGGTGCATCCAATGGGCAAGTAATCACTATATTCCTTCTTGAGATATTAATCATGAGCATAATCGGTTCAGTAGTGGGTATAGTGCTGGGAATAGCAGGCGCTTACTTAGCCAGGTATGTAATAATTAAACTAAACCTACCAATAATAATACCCGTAATACTACTGCCCGCATTATATGGATACTCACTAATAATAGCCATAGCAACATCAATTGTTGCCTCAATACCATCATTAATATCAATAACGAGAATCAGACCTATGGAGGTATTAAGGATTGAGTGA
- a CDS encoding MoaD/ThiS family protein — protein MRVQVNFLTLLYEMTKTLRAEIELPEGATLLDLIRKIDNAIYPGFSRVILDCNNRIKDKFLVLINGRSPDFLNGITTKLSDGDEVTFLPHCGVA, from the coding sequence ATGAGAGTACAAGTCAATTTTTTGACTTTACTATATGAAATGACTAAGACCTTAAGGGCCGAGATTGAGTTGCCAGAGGGTGCGACATTGCTTGACTTAATAAGGAAGATTGATAATGCCATATACCCAGGTTTTTCTAGGGTTATTCTTGACTGCAACAATAGGATTAAGGATAAGTTCCTAGTACTAATTAATGGTAGGTCCCCAGACTTTCTTAATGGCATTACCACTAAATTATCTGATGGTGATGAGGTAACATTTCTACCACATTGCGGTGTTGCATAG
- a CDS encoding NAD(P)/FAD-dependent oxidoreductase, translating to MPKKILVLGGGVGGVVAAKRMAERLRGRVDAEITIINDTDYYLLPPLLVNIALGDIEPKQAQLPLSLLERRGVKYVKAKVTKIDPDNRVVETDQGKFDYDYLLASLGVENDFQSYNLGVGYHNYTLDGALKLKEALRSFTGGKVVLVAPEPIYRCGVYPFEFACQLDTLFRKRGIRDRTSITLLYPFNKPLEPLGPEAVKISENIATKKGVECVSGIKPPITIDDKEKVVTLSNGEKYKYDLLIVTPPARLPKPFEGTPLVADTPTGKWTAINVYTGRSLKYDDVYLPGEHSMPYVGLPTAGVPVHFTALASAAAITGDLLGQPVDPAQINAMTCALDYGDVGMMFNCDIKLDLTSNKAAWMGSCYSILTSPLGRLIKDLFYKTWLATTM from the coding sequence GTGCCAAAGAAAATTCTAGTGTTGGGAGGTGGTGTTGGTGGTGTCGTTGCTGCCAAGAGAATGGCCGAAAGGTTGAGAGGTAGGGTTGATGCAGAAATAACAATAATAAATGATACGGATTACTACTTATTACCACCACTTCTCGTTAACATAGCGCTTGGTGACATAGAACCTAAGCAAGCCCAATTACCCTTATCATTGCTTGAAAGGAGGGGTGTTAAGTACGTTAAGGCCAAGGTGACGAAGATAGATCCCGATAATAGAGTCGTGGAGACAGATCAAGGTAAGTTTGATTACGATTACTTATTAGCGAGTCTAGGCGTTGAGAATGACTTCCAGTCCTATAACTTAGGCGTTGGTTACCATAACTATACCCTTGATGGCGCATTAAAACTTAAGGAGGCATTAAGATCTTTCACTGGTGGTAAGGTCGTTTTAGTAGCCCCTGAACCCATATATAGGTGCGGTGTTTATCCCTTCGAATTCGCTTGTCAATTAGATACATTGTTTAGGAAGAGGGGTATTAGAGATAGAACAAGCATAACATTGCTCTATCCATTTAACAAACCCCTAGAGCCACTAGGTCCAGAGGCCGTTAAAATATCTGAAAATATTGCCACTAAAAAAGGAGTTGAATGCGTAAGTGGTATTAAACCGCCAATTACTATTGATGATAAGGAAAAGGTAGTTACGCTTTCTAACGGTGAAAAGTATAAGTATGACCTGTTAATTGTGACGCCACCAGCAAGATTGCCAAAGCCCTTTGAAGGTACACCATTAGTTGCTGATACTCCTACTGGAAAATGGACTGCAATAAATGTCTATACAGGTAGGAGCTTAAAGTATGACGATGTATACTTACCCGGTGAGCACTCAATGCCATATGTAGGTCTCCCAACAGCAGGTGTTCCTGTGCATTTTACGGCATTAGCTAGTGCGGCAGCTATTACCGGTGATTTACTTGGCCAACCAGTTGATCCTGCTCAAATAAATGCAATGACGTGCGCCTTGGATTATGGTGATGTTGGAATGATGTTTAACTGCGACATAAAGTTAGACTTAACTAGCAATAAGGCTGCATGGATGGGTAGTTGTTATAGTATATTGACGTCACCGTTAGGTAGGTTGATTAAGGATCTATTTTATAAAACCTGGTTAGCAACAACTATGTGA
- a CDS encoding Ig-like domain repeat protein has product MITILIIHAVLMALGIDPPASFTVTGITWYYGSYSEPVSNYTHIYTGTGINATMVININSNLSTPVNVSYTLSIGNHATQGLWELQPGSNTLNITVPALNQGNYNASLSIYTMGYTMNYYFTVSSVTPGIIINTTVTKLYSGVPQVVLLKIMNSTPIPINSTLITITGTNIAVSKSIITVKPPLNESITVVPGPYSLGTAILTLKISYTDVGGYAWNTNETLTFTIVPTPVYLALSTQYSTINYGNYLPITINATTPVGPLQDQQLSIYVDNNYVVSITTNNYGTAQYSLLVNYGVGYHVLTITFTNTTYFQEAMINYTFIVLPGTVYIMAYVNNTNITYGSSVNIYVKLSPPISGGVLTISYVINGLSSTIGSYTPINGSVQVTWIPPQAGTYLITIYYTNPPNYLPSSTNLTIIAHRAPCTLSITINGTPEVLHEVIIISHMEPVIVNAKLNVLITGNNTSVSGTTYINASGVGEYIFIPKLPGNYSIAVSWSGNINYKGCGTTYFLDIMKAPLSLYMNGSSDLIAAGGYETFSINIMTNIPISYVNGNLTIVIKNGNKTVSIYEEPITGNYMKSSIPFPKPGNYEILILYPGNDYVNSSIYGPYYITVLPGFLGIPWYMLLAYLTPIVLGSLIGIIINHKFRQA; this is encoded by the coding sequence ATGATAACCATTTTAATAATCCACGCAGTATTAATGGCCCTTGGTATAGACCCGCCGGCATCATTCACGGTAACGGGAATCACTTGGTACTACGGATCATATTCAGAACCAGTGAGTAATTATACGCATATATACACAGGCACTGGTATAAACGCTACCATGGTGATTAACATAAATAGCAACTTATCAACACCTGTCAACGTCTCCTACACATTGAGTATAGGGAACCACGCAACTCAGGGTTTATGGGAATTACAACCAGGAAGCAATACATTAAATATAACAGTACCAGCCCTAAACCAGGGTAACTACAACGCATCCCTATCGATATATACAATGGGCTATACCATGAATTACTACTTCACAGTATCCTCAGTAACACCGGGAATAATAATAAACACAACAGTAACGAAATTATACAGCGGCGTACCTCAGGTAGTGTTGCTTAAAATAATGAACAGCACACCCATACCCATAAACTCCACATTAATAACAATAACCGGAACAAACATCGCAGTAAGCAAGAGTATTATTACGGTAAAGCCCCCATTAAATGAAAGCATAACGGTGGTGCCAGGCCCGTATTCATTGGGCACGGCAATATTAACCCTAAAGATTAGCTACACTGATGTCGGGGGTTATGCCTGGAATACTAATGAGACACTTACATTTACAATAGTACCAACGCCTGTATACCTAGCCCTAAGCACGCAATATAGCACTATTAATTATGGCAATTACCTACCAATAACAATAAATGCAACAACACCCGTAGGCCCTCTACAAGATCAGCAATTAAGTATTTATGTTGATAATAATTACGTAGTATCAATAACAACGAATAATTACGGTACAGCCCAGTACTCGTTGTTAGTGAATTATGGCGTAGGATATCACGTGTTAACGATTACCTTCACAAACACCACATACTTCCAGGAGGCAATGATTAATTATACCTTCATAGTATTGCCGGGCACAGTATACATAATGGCCTATGTAAATAATACTAATATAACGTATGGAAGCTCAGTAAATATTTATGTAAAACTATCACCACCAATATCAGGTGGCGTATTAACAATTAGTTATGTGATTAATGGATTATCATCAACAATAGGCAGTTATACTCCCATAAACGGTAGCGTTCAGGTTACGTGGATACCACCACAGGCTGGAACGTACTTAATAACAATCTATTACACAAACCCGCCAAATTATTTACCAAGCTCTACTAATCTAACGATAATTGCCCATAGAGCACCCTGTACCCTATCAATAACAATTAATGGAACTCCAGAGGTACTGCATGAAGTTATAATAATAAGTCATATGGAACCTGTTATCGTTAATGCAAAATTGAATGTATTAATTACAGGCAATAATACATCAGTAAGCGGCACGACCTACATAAACGCTAGCGGTGTTGGTGAGTATATCTTCATACCTAAATTACCTGGTAATTACTCAATAGCAGTATCATGGTCTGGAAACATCAATTACAAGGGATGCGGCACCACTTATTTCCTGGATATAATGAAGGCCCCATTAAGTCTTTACATGAATGGAAGTAGCGACTTAATTGCCGCAGGCGGTTATGAAACCTTTAGTATAAATATTATGACGAACATCCCAATTAGCTATGTTAATGGGAACTTAACCATAGTTATTAAGAATGGGAACAAGACTGTGAGTATTTATGAAGAGCCGATTACGGGTAATTACATGAAGAGCTCAATACCTTTTCCCAAACCTGGCAATTACGAAATCCTAATACTTTATCCAGGTAATGATTATGTTAATTCAAGCATATACGGACCCTACTACATAACAGTACTACCGGGTTTCCTAGGAATACCCTGGTATATGCTACTTGCTTACCTAACGCCAATAGTACTTGGATCATTAATTGGAATTATTATTAATCATAAGTTCCGTCAAGCATAG
- a CDS encoding DUF1641 domain-containing protein, whose amino-acid sequence MAQVQQTQVEKSPDEQIAEALNVLVQNIDEIRGLLDQIIELKRSGVIDALMLIVNRFEEVIQYLFQDPAVFRLLSILVDGSLQAMNKLDTQDVLRLKGLVQDLGGCMGKNLDLANAKPVGGLMGLWRALGDKDVQRGLGVAMTLLKALGKCSSQQ is encoded by the coding sequence ATGGCACAAGTCCAACAAACACAGGTTGAGAAGAGCCCGGATGAGCAGATTGCTGAAGCCCTTAATGTACTTGTACAAAACATTGATGAGATTAGGGGCTTGCTTGATCAGATAATTGAGCTTAAACGCAGTGGTGTTATTGATGCATTAATGTTAATAGTTAATAGATTTGAGGAAGTTATACAGTATCTTTTCCAAGATCCTGCGGTATTTAGGTTATTATCAATACTCGTTGATGGTAGTTTACAGGCAATGAATAAATTAGATACTCAGGATGTTCTTAGGCTGAAGGGCTTGGTTCAGGATTTAGGTGGATGCATGGGTAAGAATCTTGATTTAGCTAATGCTAAGCCTGTAGGTGGTTTAATGGGACTTTGGAGAGCGTTGGGAGATAAGGATGTGCAGAGAGGCCTTGGAGTCGCAATGACCCTTTTGAAGGCGTTGGGTAAGTGTTCATCACAGCAATGA
- a CDS encoding winged helix-turn-helix domain-containing protein: protein MGKPRYRIEVVLERDGKVLMDSITARLLEILERKGSLLSVVKDLGLPYSKAWELINRLESGLEIKVVNSRRGYKGRHVTHYRGKGGIEYV from the coding sequence GTGGGTAAGCCTAGGTATAGAATAGAAGTAGTCCTTGAGAGGGATGGTAAGGTATTAATGGATAGCATAACGGCAAGGCTTCTTGAGATCCTTGAAAGAAAAGGTTCCTTATTATCTGTCGTGAAGGATCTCGGTTTACCATATTCAAAGGCCTGGGAATTAATTAATAGGTTAGAAAGTGGATTGGAGATTAAGGTCGTTAATTCAAGGAGAGGCTATAAAGGGAGGCATGTTACTCACTATCGAGGGAAGGGAGGTATTGAATACGTATAG
- a CDS encoding tRNA (N(6)-L-threonylcarbamoyladenosine(37)-C(2))-methylthiotransferase has translation MANKFTVITFGCWLNKADSDIVITRLRSLGWEYTEDIKSADTIIINTCAVREEAERNELKLLRKLSEEYLNKRLIVTGCLTRVRPAMIKDAAPNAVLVTSHGAEFIDEVVNGRNDIYVYEDRPMKYLPSYYPEFHGHRYVVPIQVGCLGNCSFCVTKVGRMGFGKVRSYEMSDITNAVANAVSRGAREIYLTGQEISAYGRDRGYDLADLLENILGKVDGRFMIRLGMMEPLELSRVIDRLLDIVKSDWRVYRFFHIPVQSGSDRILTLMKRKYSVSLFKDIVTRIRRVFPDATIVTDIIVGFPGETDEDFWASVRLIEELSIDKVNLARYSRRPFTEAAYMEQVPEQIKKERSKVATEIFNKVALERNKPFIGKEMWGITSEIDFRGENYIVRSYNYKPIAVKKADIGAFVKVKVMDATSHRLLGQLLESESLGVKYRVDFRITEGLDIFS, from the coding sequence ATGGCCAATAAATTCACTGTGATAACATTTGGTTGTTGGTTGAATAAGGCGGATAGTGACATAGTGATTACTAGGCTTAGGTCATTGGGCTGGGAGTACACTGAGGACATTAAATCGGCTGATACAATTATTATCAATACATGCGCCGTTAGGGAAGAGGCTGAGAGAAATGAGTTGAAGCTTCTAAGGAAGTTAAGTGAGGAGTATCTAAACAAGAGATTAATTGTAACTGGATGCCTAACTAGGGTTAGACCAGCAATGATAAAGGATGCGGCGCCCAATGCCGTGCTTGTCACATCCCATGGTGCTGAGTTCATAGATGAGGTCGTAAATGGGCGCAACGATATTTATGTATATGAGGATAGACCCATGAAGTACTTACCTAGTTATTACCCTGAATTTCATGGGCACAGATACGTCGTGCCAATACAAGTTGGTTGTCTCGGTAATTGCAGCTTTTGCGTTACTAAGGTTGGTAGGATGGGCTTTGGTAAAGTGAGGAGTTATGAAATGAGCGATATTACTAATGCCGTTGCTAATGCCGTTAGTAGGGGTGCACGGGAGATCTATCTAACGGGTCAAGAGATTAGTGCATATGGTCGTGATAGGGGTTATGACTTAGCTGATTTACTTGAGAATATATTAGGTAAGGTTGATGGTAGGTTTATGATTAGATTGGGAATGATGGAGCCCCTTGAACTTAGCCGAGTAATTGATAGGCTACTCGATATTGTAAAATCCGATTGGCGTGTGTATAGGTTCTTCCACATCCCTGTACAAAGTGGTAGTGACCGTATATTAACCCTCATGAAAAGAAAATACTCAGTTAGTCTCTTTAAGGACATTGTAACGAGGATTAGGAGGGTTTTCCCCGATGCCACAATAGTCACTGACATCATTGTTGGCTTTCCTGGGGAAACCGATGAAGATTTTTGGGCCAGTGTTAGACTAATCGAGGAGTTAAGCATAGATAAGGTTAATCTTGCTAGGTATAGTAGAAGGCCGTTTACTGAGGCCGCCTACATGGAGCAAGTACCTGAACAGATTAAGAAGGAGAGGAGTAAGGTAGCTACGGAGATCTTTAACAAAGTGGCCTTGGAAAGGAATAAACCATTCATTGGTAAGGAAATGTGGGGTATTACCAGTGAGATAGACTTTAGGGGTGAGAATTACATCGTTCGTTCATATAACTATAAGCCTATAGCCGTGAAGAAAGCAGATATTGGCGCATTCGTGAAGGTTAAGGTCATGGATGCAACATCGCATAGACTCCTTGGTCAATTACTTGAGTCAGAGAGTTTGGGGGTTAAGTATAGGGTTGATTTTAGGATTACGGAGGGTTTAGATATATTTTCCTAG
- the prf1 gene encoding peptide chain release factor aRF-1, whose amino-acid sequence MVLRGRPGIKDFGELKVIINLLKKYRGYATTLISLYINSNRPIPDVVSMLRQEWALASNIKDKTTRTHVQDALERIINSIKGISKAPENGLAIFAGFHMINPGNYEWIFHALIPPIPISTFKYICDTSFHTEILEGMVKSSDTYGIIVIERGEAVIALLRGNYWEIVDKVQFFVPNKHAAGGQSALRYKRQTEHLAETFYKLVAERTNKILTEIPNLKGIVVAGPGPTKEEFLEEGELDHRIRDKVIAIVSACCADISGVLEAIRNAEDKLKETEYVKAKKLMEEIMYLAVKKPEYLIYGKDSVMDAIKKGIAKMIVVSEDVGEDEIMNLTLMLRGRKGIELFVMPKSVEENLTLTQTFGGYVAILSTPSWLIENYEENQVQSDL is encoded by the coding sequence TTGGTACTTCGTGGACGTCCTGGAATAAAGGATTTCGGAGAACTTAAGGTCATAATAAACCTGCTAAAGAAGTATAGGGGATACGCAACTACACTCATTAGTCTATACATTAATAGTAATAGGCCAATACCGGATGTCGTATCAATGCTTAGACAGGAGTGGGCCTTAGCGAGCAACATTAAGGATAAGACCACTAGGACGCATGTTCAGGATGCTCTCGAGAGAATAATAAACTCAATAAAGGGTATTTCAAAAGCCCCGGAGAATGGCCTTGCAATATTCGCAGGTTTTCACATGATAAATCCAGGTAATTATGAGTGGATTTTCCATGCCCTAATTCCTCCAATACCAATATCAACCTTTAAGTATATATGCGATACATCATTCCATACAGAGATCCTGGAGGGTATGGTAAAGAGCAGTGATACTTATGGAATAATAGTCATTGAAAGGGGCGAGGCCGTGATCGCACTACTAAGGGGTAACTACTGGGAGATTGTGGATAAGGTTCAATTCTTCGTACCAAATAAACACGCCGCAGGTGGTCAATCAGCCCTAAGATATAAACGACAGACAGAGCACCTAGCCGAGACATTCTACAAGCTAGTCGCCGAGAGAACCAACAAGATACTCACTGAAATACCCAACCTAAAGGGCATTGTTGTCGCTGGGCCAGGTCCAACCAAGGAGGAGTTTCTTGAGGAGGGTGAACTTGACCATAGAATCAGGGATAAGGTCATTGCCATAGTATCGGCGTGCTGTGCCGACATTAGTGGTGTTCTTGAGGCTATTAGGAATGCTGAGGATAAACTTAAGGAGACCGAGTACGTTAAGGCCAAGAAACTGATGGAAGAGATCATGTACTTAGCCGTTAAAAAGCCTGAGTATTTAATCTACGGTAAGGACTCTGTGATGGATGCCATTAAGAAGGGTATTGCTAAGATGATCGTTGTTAGTGAGGATGTCGGTGAAGACGAGATCATGAACCTAACACTTATGTTAAGAGGAAGAAAGGGCATTGAATTATTCGTAATGCCCAAGTCCGTTGAGGAAAATCTAACATTAACGCAAACATTCGGTGGCTACGTAGCCATATTATCAACACCATCATGGTTAATCGAGAATTATGAGGAAAACCAAGTTCAAAGTGATTTATAA
- a CDS encoding MoaD/ThiS family protein, with protein sequence MKVQVKFLASLYDITKVLKTEINVSDSTTIKDLIQVIDKSISPNFSKVILDDNGKLKDQYVILVNGRSIDFLNGLSTKLSNGDEVVFLPPAGGG encoded by the coding sequence ATGAAAGTGCAAGTTAAGTTCTTAGCATCCCTCTACGATATAACCAAGGTACTTAAGACGGAGATTAACGTATCTGATAGTACTACAATTAAGGATTTAATACAGGTTATTGACAAATCAATTAGTCCCAATTTCTCGAAAGTAATACTTGATGATAATGGTAAACTTAAGGATCAGTACGTAATCCTAGTCAATGGTAGATCCATAGACTTCCTAAATGGACTAAGCACCAAGTTATCCAACGGTGATGAAGTCGTATTTCTCCCACCTGCTGGCGGCGGTTAG